In Chloroflexota bacterium, the genomic window ATCAGGCTCTATCACATTCTTTTGGCAGCCCAATGCGACATCAATGTGGACCAAAAGATCAACTACAGAGACCTGGCCATACTCGGAGCCCACTACAGAGAGGCACCAGCTCCGCCGTATCCGGCGTGGGATATCAACCAGGATGGGAAGGCAGACTTTAGGGACTTGGCCATGCTGGGAGCCCACTATGGAGAGTCCTACTAGGCATAAAGCTTGACCGACTTTGTGCAGATGGGAGTGGCCATGTCAACAGCGCGGGAGTCAACCGCAAACATGGGCAAGGGGGTGGACACCTCTGCCCACCCCTTCTCTTGTTGCCAGACTGGACTGTCACCGGTTCCTCTGGTCGGATCGACATCTGGCCTCGCAGCGATCCCGCCCGGCGGGGGCTACCTCAAGCCGCAAAGACAGCCAAGGAACGATACTTGCTCCTTTTCTGAAGAGCCCAAAGGTGCTAGGTTTCTCTTCCGCATCAGAGGCATCTGGAGTTCAGGGTATCCCTCCCTTTGTATCCAAGCTGAAATTGGCGGGCTCCATGTGATAAGACAGTTCGCCCCATCGCCGGATTGGGCGCGATGGAGTAACGTGATTGCACTAGGGGGTGGCATCTAGGTATTCGTCGGGTGATTGTTGATTTCGATATTTCTGCCTCAACCCAAGATTGGCACAGATAGCGTATTCAATGAGACAAATGGCGGCAGATGTAAGGTGCTAGGAGGCATGACCTCTGAGGCAATACAGCGTAGCGAGAAAGGAAAGAAACAATGGAAACAATGAAGAGACTCGGTTCAGTGGTTCTGGGCGTGTTGTTGTGTGTGGCGCTTGTGATTCCAATGGCAGGTTTGGCCTACGCCAGCGCCGATGCCACGGTCGTAGTGAGTCCAGCAACGCAGAATGTAGCCCCGGGAGCGACTTTCAGCGTTGACATCCTGGTTGATCCGTCTAGTTATGGGGTGTCTGGCGGGGAGGTGGACGTCGCCTTCAATCCCTCGGCCATGTCGGCGGCCGACATAGTGTTCGGGGATTTGTTCGGGGCGAGCCCCCTGGTGGGGAGCAAGAAGATAGACAACACCTTGGGGACGATACAGTATGCCTTGGCTAGAGATGGGACAACCACTGTTCCGACAGCAGCCGGCAAGTTCGCCACCATAACGTTCACGGCAGGGAGCACAGCCGGGAACTATGCCATTGACATCACCTTCATCGGTCTGGCTGACGATAGCTTCAATGACATAACGGGCGTAGCCATCACGGATGGCAGTGTGACAGTTTGGCAGCCAGGTCCTACTGATGCCACCCTGAGCAATCTCACTATCAGTGCCGGCACGCTCACTCCGGCCTTTGCTTCCGGCAATACCGGCTACACTGATGGTGTAGCCAACAGCGTGAACTCCGTCACCGTCACCCCCACGGCCAATGAAAGCCACGCTACTATTACGGTCAACGGCGTTGCGGTGGCTAGCGGCAGTGCGTCTGGGGCCATTGCTCTGAACGTGGGTGACAACACCATCACCATTGTGGTCACCGCGCAGGACGGGACTACTAGCGACACCTATACCGTGACCGTGACCAGGGCAGCAACGCCAACGTCGACACCCACCGTGACCACCAGCGCTGCCATGCCTGTGGCCAGCAGCTCGGCCACTCTGAACGGAGACCTTGCCGCGCTGGGCACCGCGGGCAGTGTCAGCGTGTCCTTCGAGTGGGGCACTACTACCAGCTATGGCTCTGAAACCACGTCACAATCGATATCGGCGATAGGCACGTTCGACGCCAAACTGACGGGCCTCAGCGCCAATACTACGTACCATTTTCGGGCCAAGGCGGTAGGTGACGGTGCCGCTGTCTACGGCGACGACATGACCTTCACTACTACTGCGCCGTCTGGCGGCGGAATGCCAACTCGGGCTTGGGTGTATATCGGCATTGTAGCGATCGCAGTCGTGGGCGGTGCGGTTTTCTTCATTAGTAGAAGACCGGCGAAGAAGTAGCGACCAGAGGCCATCGGAACTCGATCAGGGTGGGCATCGCCGCCCACCCTTCCTGTCGCATGACTGAACTGCGATCAGTTCTTGCGGTTAGATTAACGTCTGGCGAGTGCTACCTCAAACCGCAGTGGGAAGTGGCGATTGTGTCTAGGACTCCAGGCTGGTCTCACCTCCCCCTTCAGCCCCAGATGGTCCCATGGAGCGTCTGTGAGGGTCTGGGATACTCCTAGATACCTCTCTGTGGTCTGGATCCTAGAATGCCCGAGACTCATCTGAATCTGGTCAAGTACGGCATTCCCTTTGTGTGCTAGTTTGGCGAAGGTTCTCCGTAGGTCGTGCGCTGCTATCCCCCCTGGAGCATAGGCAGTGACCACATCTGCTATTGCCTGATCGGTGAGGCTATCCCCGGTCACCCTGCCCCCCTTGTTCACTGGCCTGAAGATGCGGCCATTATCTATCTGAGCCATTGACGCCCATAGATCAACGGCATTCTTGGTCCAGGCCGGCATGGGTATGGTGCGCTTCCTGTTCCGCTTCCCTACCATGTCCACGATCACCCATCGGGATTCACGCATCTGGACGTGCTCAAAGGTAAGATTTGCCGCCTCGCTGCGTCGGAGTCCACACCCTATGAGAACAGACAAGATTGATCTGTCCCGGGTACTCTTCAAGGTGCTGCAGTTCGGTGAGTCCAGCAATTCCTGCGCTTGCTGCTTGGTCAGCCAGTTGCCGGTCCTGATGCCTTCGGAACGCATACCCTTAATGTTTTTGATACCGTTGGCAACCTCCAGAGGGATATGCCCAAGGTCTACTCTTCATTTACCAGCTTCCGAATGGCAGATAGTCTCTGGTTGATGTTCTGCGCTGACTTCCCCTGGTCCCTTAGTTCGGCGACATATCTCTGCACCACGGCCTTATGCAGCACCATCTGGCCGGTGTTGCGATACCATAGAACGAAGTCATGCAGAGCTCGTCTATACGCGATCCTGCTGGCAGGACTATCCAGTGAGTCCAGCACCACCATTGAATCCAGAGCCAGGTCCGCAATCAGCCTTGTCTCTCTTGGTTCGGCGACTACCATCAAAGCAGTTTCCATGTCTCCCCTCCTATCGGCGGCGCTAATCTGTCGTTATTTGTAGTCATTTCGGTGCCCTTTTTCCGTTGATAATTGGACAACTTTCGCTCCCCTGGCCGTTCGGGATGCCACATCGCAAAGCGTAGTATAATAACTTATAATGACGGTCAAGATGCCTCAATGCGGAGGCTCAATACGAGTTGGAGACATCTATCGTTAGAAAAATGGAGGAGGGCGAATATTGAGCAAGAAGACAATAAGAGACATTGATGTGCGTGGCAAGAAGATATTAGTCAGAGTGGATTTCAATGTACCTCTGGATCCTCAGAGCGGAGCCATTGCTGACGACACCCGTATCCGTGAGTCAATACCTACCATAAAATACCTCCTTGATAACAAAGCTAAGGTCATCCTCTGTTCCCATTTGGGACGCCCCAGGGGCCCCGAGAAAGAGTCGAGCCTGGCCCCGATAGCACAACGCCTCTCTCAAATGCTCGGGCAAGAGGTGAAAATGGCCTCCGACTGCGTCGGGCCGGAGGTTGAACAGCTCGTCACTGATATGAAGCAGGGTGAGCTTCTTATGCTGGAAAACCTTCGGTTCCATCCTGAAGAGGAGAAAAACGACCCCGCCTTCGCCAAATCCCTGTCTCGACTGGCAGAAGTATTTGTTAACGATGCCTTCGGTACTGCCCATCGGGCTCATGCTTCCACCGTGGGAGTAACCCAATATCTTCCTTCAGTAGCCGGCTTCCTTGTTGAAAGAGAGCTTGAAATTATGGGTAAAGCCTTGAACAACCCAGAGCGCCCCTTTGCGGCTATTATCGGCGGCGCGAAGATAAGCGACAAGATAGGCGTACTGGAGAATATACTCGATAAGGTCGATTCCCTGTTCATTGCCGGCGGTATGGGCTCTACTTTCCTGAAGTCCTTGAAATACGACATGGGGCAATCCCTGGTAGAAAATGAGAAGATCGGAATTGCCCGACAATTGATGGACAAAGCTGCAGCAAAAGGAGTCCACCTGCTTCTCCCCTCGGATGTAATTGTGGCCAATAAGTTCGACGCCCAGGCCAACTCCAAGGTAGTCCCCATAAGTAACGTGCCTGCCGGCTGGTACGTCATGGATATCGGCCCGCGGACAATCGAGCTTTTCGAAGCCAAACTGCGCAAGTGTAAAACGATCATCTGGAATGGCCCCGTCGGCGTGTTTGAATTCCCTCAATTCAGAAAGGGTACCCAGGCCGTTGCCACAGTTCTTGCCAGTCTCAATGCGACCACAATTATAGGTGGCGGCTCCACTGCCGAAGCAGTCCAGGAACTGGGCTTGGTTCATAAAATGACCCACGTTTCCACTGGTGGAGGCGCTTCCCTCACGTTTCTTGAAGGGAAGCCCTTGCCAGCGATAGCTGCTCTGCTGGATAAGCAAGAATGACCATCTTATCACAGCTCAGCCAGCTTTCCATTACGTCTACTGCCAAGATAGTCCTCGTGATCATGGATGGTCTGGGGGGACTTCCTCATCCCGAGACTCACAAAACCGAATTGGAGACTGCTCAAACACCAAACCTCGACCGACTGGCAAAAGAAGGCATCTGCGGCCTCACTGAGCCCGTCAGCCCCGGCCTGACCCCCGGCAGCGGACCGGGACACCTTGCTCTCTTTGGATACGATCCCTTCATATTCACCATCGGAAGGGGCATGCTGGAAGCGCTGGGGATAGATTTCCCCCTCCAGCCAGGCGACATAGCAGCAAGAGGAAATTTCTGCACCATTGATGATAAGGGTCTCATTGTGGACCGCCGCGCTGGCCGCATCTCGACCGAAGAATGCAGTAGATTATGTCAACAATTAAGCGGGATCAAGATGCCTGGAATACAACCATTGGTTGCGCCGGCGGAAGAACATCGTTTCCTGCTGGTTTTGCGAGGCGAAAACCTCCATCCTGAGCTCAGTGACTCTGACCCACAGCAGCTTGGTCTGGCTCCAAAGCAAATCCTTCCCCTTAACCCTGAGGCTACTCAAACTGCCACCCTGGCTAACGGGTGGATCACCAAAGCAAAAGCCATCCTGGCAGGTTCCCATCCGGCCAACATGGTCTTGCTGCGCGGCTTTTCAAAGTTGCCTCACTTCCCTTCTATGGGTGAACTCTACAAGCTGAAACCCTTAGCTATTGCCACTTATCCAATGTATCGAGGGCTGGCTAAGCTGGTTGGGATGAAGGTAGTAGACAGTGGCCATTCCATAGAAGACGAGTTCATTGCCCTCGCCAGTCACTATGCCCAATACGACTTTGTTTTTCTTCACATCAAACAGACCGACAGCGCCGGTGAAGACGGTGACTTCATGAGGAAGGTCCGCGTTATAGAAGAGGTCGATGCAGCCCTGCCTCGCCTGATCAAACTCCAACCCGAAGTAATCATCGTCACCGGCGACCACTCCACCCCCGCAGTACTGAAGGCTCATAGCTGGCATCCTGTACCCTTCCTTCTTTATTCGCAGTTCTGTAGACCAGATGAAGTAACTGAATTCTCCGAACGAGCTTGCTCCAGGGGTTCACTGGGTAGATTTCCTGCTTTGCAGGTAATGCCCCTGGCCTTAGCTAACGCACGGAGATTAAACAAATTCGGTGCCTGAGGAGCGAAGATATATGCGTCTACCAATAATCGCTGGCAACTGGAAAATGAATACCACCGTCGACCAGGCTGTTTCACTTGTTCAAGATATGCTCAGCAAATTAGATAAGATAGATGGAGTAGAGAAGGTCATCTGCCCTCCCTTTGTCTCGCTTACCACCGTCAAGAAGCTTTTAGCTGGCTCCTCTGTCAAACTGGGAGCGCAGAACCTGTATTTTGAGGAGAAAGGAGCCTACACCGGCGAGATTTCCCCCCTGATGCTGGCTGGTCTGTGCGACTACGTCATCCTGGGTCACTCAGAGAGGCGCCAATATTTCGCGGAGACCGATGAGACAGTCAACCGGAAGGTCAAAGCAGCCATCAAGGCCGGACTCAGGCCTATTCTCTGCGTTGGCGAAACCTTAGCGCAAAATGAGGCAGGCAAAACGGAGGAGGTAGTAACCAGACAGGTTAAAGGGGCTCTGGCTGAGATTGATTCCCCGCATCACCTTGTCATGGCTTACGAACCGATCTGGGCTATTGGCACGGGCAAGGCAGCTACAGGCAAACAAGCTAACCTGACCATCGGCCTTATCCGCCATGTTCTTTCCCGGCTATATGGTGATCCGGTGGCTCAGTCTATACGCATTCAATATGGCGGCAGCGTCACCGGCGCTAACATCGCCGAGTTTATCTCACAGTCAGAGATCGATGGGGCTCTGGTAGGAGGAGCCAGCCTGAAAGCCGCGGAATTCATCAGCATTGTAGAACAAAGTGCTGCAGCCAAGCGAGGATGAAGCCTGTCATTGCCATCGTTGGTCCCACCGGCATAGGCAAGAGCAAACTGGGCCTTCTTCTGGCCCGGACCTTCAATGCTGACATTGTCAATGCTGACAGCCGTCAGGTCTATCGCTATATGGACATCGGCACTGCCAAGCCGAGTCCTGAGGAACAACGTACTGTACCACACCATCTCATTGATATAATCAACCCCGACGACAACTTCAGTCTCGCCCTGTACCAATCGTTGGCTTACAGCAGCATCAAAGACATCGTGCAGCATGACAGGCTGCCACTAATGGTTGGGGGCAGCGGTCTTTACATAT contains:
- a CDS encoding phosphoglycerate kinase encodes the protein MSKKTIRDIDVRGKKILVRVDFNVPLDPQSGAIADDTRIRESIPTIKYLLDNKAKVILCSHLGRPRGPEKESSLAPIAQRLSQMLGQEVKMASDCVGPEVEQLVTDMKQGELLMLENLRFHPEEEKNDPAFAKSLSRLAEVFVNDAFGTAHRAHASTVGVTQYLPSVAGFLVERELEIMGKALNNPERPFAAIIGGAKISDKIGVLENILDKVDSLFIAGGMGSTFLKSLKYDMGQSLVENEKIGIARQLMDKAAAKGVHLLLPSDVIVANKFDAQANSKVVPISNVPAGWYVMDIGPRTIELFEAKLRKCKTIIWNGPVGVFEFPQFRKGTQAVATVLASLNATTIIGGGSTAEAVQELGLVHKMTHVSTGGGASLTFLEGKPLPAIAALLDKQE
- a CDS encoding cadherin-like beta sandwich domain-containing protein encodes the protein METMKRLGSVVLGVLLCVALVIPMAGLAYASADATVVVSPATQNVAPGATFSVDILVDPSSYGVSGGEVDVAFNPSAMSAADIVFGDLFGASPLVGSKKIDNTLGTIQYALARDGTTTVPTAAGKFATITFTAGSTAGNYAIDITFIGLADDSFNDITGVAITDGSVTVWQPGPTDATLSNLTISAGTLTPAFASGNTGYTDGVANSVNSVTVTPTANESHATITVNGVAVASGSASGAIALNVGDNTITIVVTAQDGTTSDTYTVTVTRAATPTSTPTVTTSAAMPVASSSATLNGDLAALGTAGSVSVSFEWGTTTSYGSETTSQSISAIGTFDAKLTGLSANTTYHFRAKAVGDGAAVYGDDMTFTTTAPSGGGMPTRAWVYIGIVAIAVVGGAVFFISRRPAKK
- a CDS encoding 2,3-bisphosphoglycerate-independent phosphoglycerate mutase, which translates into the protein MTILSQLSQLSITSTAKIVLVIMDGLGGLPHPETHKTELETAQTPNLDRLAKEGICGLTEPVSPGLTPGSGPGHLALFGYDPFIFTIGRGMLEALGIDFPLQPGDIAARGNFCTIDDKGLIVDRRAGRISTEECSRLCQQLSGIKMPGIQPLVAPAEEHRFLLVLRGENLHPELSDSDPQQLGLAPKQILPLNPEATQTATLANGWITKAKAILAGSHPANMVLLRGFSKLPHFPSMGELYKLKPLAIATYPMYRGLAKLVGMKVVDSGHSIEDEFIALASHYAQYDFVFLHIKQTDSAGEDGDFMRKVRVIEEVDAALPRLIKLQPEVIIVTGDHSTPAVLKAHSWHPVPFLLYSQFCRPDEVTEFSERACSRGSLGRFPALQVMPLALANARRLNKFGA
- a CDS encoding site-specific integrase, with the translated sequence METALMVVAEPRETRLIADLALDSMVVLDSLDSPASRIAYRRALHDFVLWYRNTGQMVLHKAVVQRYVAELRDQGKSAQNINQRLSAIRKLVNEE
- a CDS encoding site-specific integrase, with product MRSEGIRTGNWLTKQQAQELLDSPNCSTLKSTRDRSILSVLIGCGLRRSEAANLTFEHVQMRESRWVIVDMVGKRNRKRTIPMPAWTKNAVDLWASMAQIDNGRIFRPVNKGGRVTGDSLTDQAIADVVTAYAPGGIAAHDLRRTFAKLAHKGNAVLDQIQMSLGHSRIQTTERYLGVSQTLTDAPWDHLGLKGEVRPAWSPRHNRHFPLRFEVALARR
- the tpiA gene encoding triose-phosphate isomerase translates to MRLPIIAGNWKMNTTVDQAVSLVQDMLSKLDKIDGVEKVICPPFVSLTTVKKLLAGSSVKLGAQNLYFEEKGAYTGEISPLMLAGLCDYVILGHSERRQYFAETDETVNRKVKAAIKAGLRPILCVGETLAQNEAGKTEEVVTRQVKGALAEIDSPHHLVMAYEPIWAIGTGKAATGKQANLTIGLIRHVLSRLYGDPVAQSIRIQYGGSVTGANIAEFISQSEIDGALVGGASLKAAEFISIVEQSAAAKRG